In Phocoena sinus isolate mPhoSin1 chromosome X, mPhoSin1.pri, whole genome shotgun sequence, a genomic segment contains:
- the LOC116747436 gene encoding 60S ribosomal protein L31-like: MAPAKKGGEKKGQSAINEVVTRGYTIIIHQRIHGVGFKKHAPWAVKEIWKFAMKEVGTPDVHIDTELNKAVWAKGIRNIPYRVHVRLSRKHNEDEDSPNKLYTLVSYVPVTTFKNLQTVNVDEN; the protein is encoded by the coding sequence ATGGCTCCTGCAAAGAAGGGTGGCGAGAAGAAGGGCCAGTCCGCCATCAACGAGGTGGTGACCAGAGGATACACTATCATCATTCACCAGCGCATCCATGGAGTGGGTTTCAAGAAGCATGCCCCTTGGGCAGTCAAAGAAATCTGGAAATTTGCCATGAAGGAGGTGGGAACTCCAGATGTACACATTGACACTGAGCTCAACAAAGCTGTCTGGGCCAAAGGAATAAGGAATATCCCATACCGTGTCCATGTGCGGTTGTCCAGAAAACATAATGAAGATGAAGATTCACCAAACAAGCTCTATACATTGGTTTCCTATGTACCTGTCACCACTTTCAAAAATCTACAGACAGTTAATGTGGATGAGAACTAA